The nucleotide window tttaaacttcTGGATTTCTAGAGAGCAACTGAATTTACAAAACTCTAATGGGGACCTGACATTTTATGGGTCAAAGTAATAGGCGTctggacgttgtgctggccacatgacatcctggtTAACAGTTGGagacagaaactgatgaccacATCATCCGCCCCCACTGATCGCAAGGTATGAATTTTACTTATAGGCTACACAATTATTGAATGTCAACTTAACCTCATAGACTTAAACTTAATACAATAAATTGTTTACTAGATTTGCTGAAAGTAGAGTCCAACATTCAATACTAATATCAATAGTAAGGATGTAACAGTCAAAGAAATATGGGACTCGAACCACAGCAAATGGATTTCTTCTCaatatttatttgctttaaattgGTTTGATTTCTCCTTGTCCTAAGGCTCTTTGCCTGAGTATATGCCATACACACAATATGTACACACCCACAACCTGTTGAAtcatgacacacacacaaacatttttttgtactaaACTCTGTTTAGGTATGTGTGGCATTGTGTACGAACCAAAACAATAAGGAAGATTGAAGTCTACCACCaagacccagctgtgacctacatattttatctCAATATATTAGATAAAGCCATTGTCTGTCGAGGTcgattacagtatttttcagtAAGCACTTGGTCTTTGGCGGTAGTTTTCTTCAGGATATCAAATGCGTGTCTCTTTTGtaattaatatatgtatataaatgttttcaCAGTATAAGAATCGCAATCTCAGATTTCCATTTACAACAGGCACAATTTCAGAATTTGAGCTAACATCACTTTATATTCTCAGAAATCTAAATCACAATCTACAGTTGCAATCTTGTCGCAATTGTAACAATTCCCTACAagaatgtttatatatattacatttagaaTTGAACAATATACACAAATAAGAATCTTTAGCCCGCAATAATGCTAAGTAGATCAGTGCAATTTAGCGAGCCACAATTAATGGACATCTTGGCTTTTTTTAATCGTTCCTTTCTTATGTTTGtggcatgcttttttttaatttactttttggtAGAGTTAACGCGGCCAAATCGAGGGGCATTGGATTTGTCATTGGCTTGATGGGATGGGCGGGCTGCAGCGTAAGGATCGTTTCGCCAAATGTCAGCTGGCCTTCCGCTGCTCGAGAGAAACTCCTGTCGGGGGTAATCTTCAGAGGCGTTTCGCTTCAAACGTGCTTTGTGATTCACGGGTTCCGCCTTGTTGAACTTGCTGccgttgatgttgttgttgttgaataCAACGTCGTCGTCGTAGTCGGGAGGAAGCTCGACCTCTGGGGGCAATGGATTACTAGATGATTTGGATGTGCTCCTCTTTGCCGGCATGGCGTAGATATCCTCCGAAGAGCTATTTGGGAAATAGTGGGTCGGCTTCTCTTCCCGGAAGACGTTGTCTTGAGGCCTTGCCACGTCATTGAGATAAGAGTTGATGGAGGACTGCTTCACCAGCTTGTCCTTTGGAACTTCAGAGCGATAGAGGCGGGGGCTGGTCGGTGGGCTTTTCTTCTTTGGCGGGTAAACGAAATCCTTGGCTGAGACCGGGGGTGATACTGGAGAGATGCTGCCTGAATGCTGGCTATTTTTGGAATTCAGATCGAGTTTCATGTGGTTTGTGTTCAGGGATGAGGCTTTCTTGTCTTTAAGCGATCGCCTTTCTTCTCTGGGTGAAATTCCTGGGGATGTGGATGAAGACGTTGTCCTATGtacgttttcttttttctctgttGAATCGCTCCCTGGCGACGCAGTGTCCACTCCGCTTTCCATGGAGCCCAACCTCGCGCTGTTTTCATCCTCTTCAGTAATCGCGTTTTGTCCCACAATGTGGACATTAAGACACCTGCGCTCTTTGACCTTGTCCAGCTTTCCATGAGCACGGCTTATGGTGTCGTAGTCTTTGGGAGGCAGGAGCAGAGGGGCGTCTCCCAGCTGCAGCCGAAATTTCAGCTCTTCGGCGACGTTATCAAAAGGCAACACGTCTTTGAGACTTTGGAGATCAGGGTCGATGTCGCTTCTAAAACTGGGCGGCTCGTCGTCGCTGAAAGCGCTTGAGGAGGACCCTACTGCTGAGTCATCGGCGTTGAGGTCGATGCTTGGGGAATGGATTCTGTTGTCGTCCACCTCTCCCTTGTTGATTAGGTCCGCTTCAACCTCCAGAACGTGATTGTAGTTAGCCTCCACGATGCCCGACAGCTGCTGTGCGAAAGTGGTTGCCGTGGCCGCCTCGTCGAAGCGATAAACGTGCACGTGGACAAACTTCTGGGTGCGGGGCATGTAACCCAAGTAAATACAGGCTACAACGTCGTCTAGGCGCCCATCTGAGTGACGCCCTTGCTTGACGTAGGTTATGTCCCTTGCCGGGATGGTCGGAAACTTAATCTTTTTGATTCCTTTCTTCTTGCCATCATCTACTTCCTGTGTTATTTTTAGATCGCTCTTGCTGACCTGAAAAGGGAGACAAGAATAGAAAAGAGGTTATATTCATGTAGAAAAGTAAACTACATGTGTTATTGCAGTTAatatacacacacgcacgcacgcgcgcacgcacgcacgcacgcacgcacgcacgcacgcacgcacgcacgcacgcacgcacgcacgcacgcacacacgcacacacgcacacacacacacacacacacacacacacacacacacacacacacacacacacacacacacatacacacatacacacatacatacatacatacatacatacatacatacatacatacatacatacatacatacatacatacatacatacatacatacatacatacatacatacatacatacatatatatatatatatatatatatatatatatatatatatatatatatatgatgaaaGTAGTGGACTGTTGAACGGGCCGcatgtttatttctttattatcgagtgtatcaaacatacagttaaaaaaataaaagtcccATGGAAagaaacaatgaataaatagtttcaaaagatacatttcactttatgtttaaataataaagaaaactaCCAAATAGTACTTTCCAAGATGGCTAAAAATAAAAGGTCGGTATGGAGATGGAACTCATGACAATGAAGTTATGAGCGTAAAGTTCTATCAACTTAACTAACTAGCCATACCGCTAGGAGCGAAAATTTAGCTTGAAAtatatgataattttatttttacaggaGTTTATTTGTGTCTTATAACTAATTTCTTCCACCTTCTGATTATGAAGAAAATGTGAGTTACtaggaattgaaaaaaaaaattcatatcaGGATCTTGTTTTGCCTTATGTTAAAAGCAAACTTTTTGTGCGATGATGCGTGTAGGTCTTAAGGGGAATTTAGATCATTATTTTCGATTATAACTACATGTGCATTCATTTGTATCATGTAAATAGTACAGAAGAACTGGGTCT belongs to Biomphalaria glabrata chromosome 12, xgBioGlab47.1, whole genome shotgun sequence and includes:
- the LOC106060123 gene encoding uncharacterized protein LOC106060123; translation: MSFFSGGRNREKDTGGAASQFYVEFLGWMECRGVRGANYTDPVIRELKQRQKHVIKPPKLTIQVSKSDLKITQEVDDGKKKGIKKIKFPTIPARDITYVKQGRHSDGRLDDVVACIYLGYMPRTQKFVHVHVYRFDEAATATTFAQQLSGIVEANYNHVLEVEADLINKGEVDDNRIHSPSIDLNADDSAVGSSSSAFSDDEPPSFRSDIDPDLQSLKDVLPFDNVAEELKFRLQLGDAPLLLPPKDYDTISRAHGKLDKVKERRCLNVHIVGQNAITEEDENSARLGSMESGVDTASPGSDSTEKKENVHRTTSSSTSPGISPREERRSLKDKKASSLNTNHMKLDLNSKNSQHSGSISPVSPPVSAKDFVYPPKKKSPPTSPRLYRSEVPKDKLVKQSSINSYLNDVARPQDNVFREEKPTHYFPNSSSEDIYAMPAKRSTSKSSSNPLPPEVELPPDYDDDVVFNNNNINGSKFNKAEPVNHKARLKRNASEDYPRQEFLSSSGRPADIWRNDPYAAARPSHQANDKSNAPRFGRVNSTKK